The Clarias gariepinus isolate MV-2021 ecotype Netherlands chromosome 4, CGAR_prim_01v2, whole genome shotgun sequence genome window below encodes:
- the LOC128520015 gene encoding adenosine receptor A2b-like, which produces MHQVWLFSMAQCVLSASVIGLNVRLCMLLGSDSHVKSVSSCLKLCLGWVGAIGGAMDIPVNMLLNLRSTQCLYTCIMLVCFPLLVRQFTVWLLVLLTLNTHLHCRLGHRYAGLVTRRRMLCLVLLTWICSVVTAFSQFIVGNSVDTWGMDELGFIWPNQTIHKPQPHPKPQSVIGKYLPYGGFLSKFLMEDLNNLTYAEIHGSHWGVCAHDTVLSPTFLVYVYDVAVLFIPLLILLGLYVDISCVMSRQTMMSLSELQMKTSGWSRSLVLSLCLLVLLCLPVHTIHALHLFAPSSQWPLWANYMASILFQTYGLVPPVLFIFSPKKATSGCESLALKTARPIPPKPLKFCLPEPMPKGKTHQRVMPLCWFSQNPNAFHCSE; this is translated from the exons ATGCATCAGGTGTGGCTCTTCTCCATGGCACAGTGTGTGCTCTCAGCATCTGTGATTGGCTTGAACGTTAGGTTGTGTATGCTCTTAGGATCAGACAGCCATGTTAAGAGTGTTTCGTCTTGTCTAAAGCTCTGTTTGGGCTGGGTGGGAGCTATCGGGGGTGCCATGGACATTCCAGTTAATATGCTGCTGAACCTGAGGAGCACCCAGTGCTTGTACACGTGCATCATGCTGGTGTGCTTCCCCTTGCTGGTCAGACAGTTCACTGTGTGGCTGCTGGTGCTTCTCACCCtcaacacacacctacactgCCGATTAGGCCACAG GTATGCAGGTTTGGTAACACGTCGGCGGATGCTATGCCTGGTGCTTCTCACCTGGATTTGCTCTGTTGTAACTGCCTTCTCACAGTTTATCGTGGGCAACTCAGTGGACACCTGGGGCATGGATGAGTTGGGATTTATCTGGCCCAATCAGACTATACATAAGCCCCAACCTCACCCCAAACCTCAATCAGTGATTGGCAAGTACCTTCCTTATGGTGGATTCCTGTCCAAGTTCCTGATGGAAGACCTGAACAACCTCACCTATGCAGAAATTCATGGCAGCCACTGGGGTGTCTGTGCTCATGACACAGTTCTCAGCCCAACATTTTTGGTCTATGTCTATGATGTTGCTGTTCTTTTTATTCCCCTACTCATTCTACTGGGCTTATATGTAGATATTAGCTGTGTGATGTCACGACAGACTATGATGAGTCTCTCTGAGCTCCAGATGAAAACCTCAGGCTGGTCCCGCTCTCTAGTTCTGTCCTTATGTCTCCTGGTTCTCCTGTGCCTTCCAGTACACACCATCCATGCTTTGCATCTCTTTGCCCCCAGCAGTCAGTGGCCTCTTTGGGCAAATTATATGGCCTCTATTCTCTTCCAGACTTATGGTTTGGTTCCTCcagtcctttttattttttctcctaaAAAAGCAACTTCAGGTTGCGAATCTCTGGCTCTAAAAACAGCAAGGCCTATTCCTCCAAAACCCTTGAAGTTCTGTTTACCTGAGCCAATGCCAAAAGGCAAAACACATCAACGGGTGATGCCATTATGTTGGTTTTCACAAAATCCAAATGCATTTCATTGTTCTGAATGA